One Ignavibacteria bacterium genomic window, TACATCATCCGTGAGATAGGCCGCAAGGATGTCATGCAGACGTTTGCCTACACGTTTGTCGAAGATCGGGAACAGGAGCTCTACGCGACGGTCCATGTTCCGCGGCATCCAGTCGGCACTGGAAATGAAGAGTGCCTCTTCACCGCCGTTGCGGAAGGAGAAGATGCGGCTGTGCTCCAAGAACCTATCGAGGATGCTTCGCACGGTGATGTTGTCGCTTACGCCGGGAATTCCCGGACGTAATGTGCAGACACCGCGTACGATGAGTTCGATCTTCACGCCGGCCATCGACGCCATGTACAGCGCTTCGATGATCGTTTGGTCGATGAGGGCATTCATCTTGGCGACGATACGTCCCTGACGTCCCGCCTTTTGATGGTCGATCTCCCGATGGATGAGTGCTAAGATCTTTTCGCGAAGATTGAGAGGCGCTACACCGATGTGCTGCCACGACGCGTGTTTTGAATATCCGGTGAGAAGATTGAAGAGGTGCACGAAGTCGCGCTCAAATTCCTGACGCCCAGTGAACACACCAACATCGGTATAGAGTCTCGACGTTGTGAGGTTGTAGTTGCCGGTTGATACGTGGGCATAAGTGAGAACGTTCTTCCCTTCCTTGCGGATCACGAGACAGACCTTGCAATGCACCTTGAGTCCCATCACGCCGTAGACAACGTGGACGCCGGATTGTTCAAGTGAACGCGCCCATGCGATGTTGTTCTCTTCATCGAAACGGGCCTTGAGTTCAACAAAGGCCGTCACGTTCTTTCCATTGCTGGCAGCTCGTTTGAGAGCATCGATCACCGAAGACCGTCCACCGGCACGATACAACGTGATCTTGATCGCAAGCACGTTCGGGTCATCAGCAGCGTGCTCAATGAATCGAACAACGGAGTTGGTAAAGGAATCGAATGGATGATGGACAAACACATCACCTTCCTTCAGAACATCAAAGATGTCCGCCCCATCCGTAGTGAACTCCGACAGTTGTCGCGAATTGAAGGGGGCATCCTTGAGCTTGCGCTTGTCCAATTGCATTAGGACAAAGAAATCCTGAAGGTTCAGTGGGATGTCTACACTATAGACATCCGTTGCTTCGAGTTCAAGTGCCTTTGTGAAGAATGCAGTGAGCCGCTTTGGCATATCGGAGCCGATCTCCATGCGCACAGCATCAGTTCCCCACCTACGCTGACGGATGCCCTCAGCCACGGCGGCCATAAGATCATTGGCCTCGTCTTCGGCGATCTCAACGTCTGCATCACGGGTCACACGGAAGATGTGACTCTCTTGCAGACGCAATCCCGGGAAGAGGATGCCGGCATGGGCACGAATGACGTCTTCAAAGAGAACATAGTGGTGTCCAGAGGAACGATTGAGCTTTACAAGACGCGGCAGTGCCGATGGAAGCTGCACCACGGCTACCTTCATGTCTTCCGTGTCATCTGTGTCATCAAAGAGCACAAAGGCCACGGTGAGCGATCGATTAAGGAGCCGAGGGAACGGATGCCCGGGGTCCAATGCCAATGGTGTGAGCACCGGCATGATATTGTCCACAAAGTCGCGCTCGAACTCGATCTTCTCTTCCTTGGTGAGATCGGCGAAATGATGGATGTGAATACCTTCTCGCTCAAGAGCCGGTTCAATGTCCTTGCGCCAGATCGCGCTCTGACGTTTGTACAGCGGGAGGAGTCGAGAGCGAATCTCCTTGAGTTGCTCGATCGGCGTCATTCCGTCCGACGAGAGCTCCGTCACACCCGAGTAGATCTGCTCCTGCAGACCTGCAGCGCGGATCATGAAGAACTCATCGAGATTCGTGGAGAAGATCGCCAAGAACTTCATGCGCTCGAGAAGCGGGTGCGTCGTATCCTCTGCCTCATCAAGAACACGCCTGTTGAACTCGACCCACGAGAGCTCTCTGTTCAGGTAGAGCTCCTCGTCGTTGAGGTCGATCACAGGTGTACTCGTTGCCGCGGCAACTGGATCATTTGCCTTCAACTTCTTGGTGCGAACCGCACCGTTTTTCTTCGTAGCCATAACCACGAAGCTACCGAACGTTTTATTCACTCCCCTATTATCACAAGGCAACGGTCGCGATAGACCGCACTTGAGGCAGCGTCAACACACTCCAGAACCACTACGTAGGGTCCCGGAGACAGGCGCTGGCCCATCGCATCGGTTCCGTTCCATACAACGCCCCCTTCCCTCGAGATGAATTCGGCGTTTAGGAGGTCGGTCACGAACATCCCGTCCGGACGTCTTATACCCACTCTGGCGATGGCCTGCAGGAACGGCTGGGTCCAGGAGATCACGGTGGTAGAGTTCCTGCGTCCGGGATCAGACGAGAAGGGGCTTGGCACAGCGGACATCCTACCGTCCAACCCCGGCGCCTGCGACATGCTATTCGGCCTGCCGGGCGTGCCGCCGCTGAGGTCCCCACTCGACGTCCAGCTCAGGAGCTCGTTGCTGAGTAGTGGAGGAGCGAGTTTTTCGAGCGACACCCCCTTCGACGAGGGAAGGAGTGCATGATGCCTGTCACCAGTGTAGGACATACTGTCCACAACAAACCCACTGGGCGTTCGAAGGACAAGCATGTCCGTCGTGCTGTTGATCTGCGTTGCAGGACGAACAATGGACCAAACGCCAGCTTCCACACGACGCTGGATCGACGTGTCGGACGCAAGCACACCAAATTCTTGGGGCAGAACGAAACACGATCCAGTGGCAATACTTCGCAGTCCAGATGCATCTTCAATGATCCACCCGAGGAGATCGATGGTATCGGTGGTTCCGTTCCACACCTCAACATAT contains:
- the ppk1 gene encoding polyphosphate kinase 1; the encoded protein is MATKKNGAVRTKKLKANDPVAAATSTPVIDLNDEELYLNRELSWVEFNRRVLDEAEDTTHPLLERMKFLAIFSTNLDEFFMIRAAGLQEQIYSGVTELSSDGMTPIEQLKEIRSRLLPLYKRQSAIWRKDIEPALEREGIHIHHFADLTKEEKIEFERDFVDNIMPVLTPLALDPGHPFPRLLNRSLTVAFVLFDDTDDTEDMKVAVVQLPSALPRLVKLNRSSGHHYVLFEDVIRAHAGILFPGLRLQESHIFRVTRDADVEIAEDEANDLMAAVAEGIRQRRWGTDAVRMEIGSDMPKRLTAFFTKALELEATDVYSVDIPLNLQDFFVLMQLDKRKLKDAPFNSRQLSEFTTDGADIFDVLKEGDVFVHHPFDSFTNSVVRFIEHAADDPNVLAIKITLYRAGGRSSVIDALKRAASNGKNVTAFVELKARFDEENNIAWARSLEQSGVHVVYGVMGLKVHCKVCLVIRKEGKNVLTYAHVSTGNYNLTTSRLYTDVGVFTGRQEFERDFVHLFNLLTGYSKHASWQHIGVAPLNLREKILALIHREIDHQKAGRQGRIVAKMNALIDQTIIEALYMASMAGVKIELIVRGVCTLRPGIPGVSDNITVRSILDRFLEHSRIFSFRNGGEEALFISSADWMPRNMDRRVELLFPIFDKRVGKRLHDILAAYLTDDVKARILQTDGTYARKESGAVPKRVQADLLASIKRK